The following nucleotide sequence is from Arvicola amphibius chromosome 1, mArvAmp1.2, whole genome shotgun sequence.
atattgtaatataattacatcacttctcctttccattttcttcttccaaaacCTTCCATATACCCCTTCCAGCTCTCTGTCAaattaatggtttttttttccattaattgttattgcattcatatgtttatatgtagatATACCCAAAcaggatacatacacacatatatcccgCTCAGTGtctataatgttacttgtatgtttgttttccgGGCTGATCAtctggtattggataaccagttggacTATTTTTCTCACTCTTAGCATTCCAGACAAACTATATTTAGTATCTTCTCTGCTGTCTGCTGGTAATTCCCAGTTAAGATGAAGTCTCAGGGGCATTCTGTGCTGACCCAATTGCTTCAAGTTAAAGCAGAGAAAGCCTGGACAGACAGATAATACAGATGTTAGTTGTGGGCTCGATGTTTGCCCCATGAGTGTTGGGTGCTGTGAATGATTGGTTGTTCCTGAGTCCTGAGTCCAAAGGCAGAGAACTCCAAGAACAAGACAATAGTGCCACTACACATGGCGAGGCACTCCAGCCTGGCAGAGATAGTGCCACCCATGTTTCACCTGTGCTTTATTTTTTCAGCCTGACCTTCTGTGCACTCCACCCTCAAAGGCATAAAAGGCAGGCACAAATGGCTCATTACCTTCACCTATTCAAACAGTGGAGAAGGAAGTGAAATCTGAATCCTTTCATTGAGCAAAGAAGTTCTGTCACTGAGGTCACTCCCTTTGCAAACCCAACCCATTGCACATGGTGTAGTCACAGCCCCATGAGCACCTTTCCCCCAAGGGCTTCCTCACTGATCTCAAGTTCCTTGTTGTAAGCTTATATGGTCCATAAGtccatttttctgtgtgtttggctCTCTCTCAAGACTTCTGTCTGGTTCAGTGCTCaagatttttgctttgttttctgtttttttacttcctattaattattattatagttttatttcatgtgtatgaatattttatcttcaggtatgtatgtacacctcatgtgtgtctggtgactgtggaggtcagaagggggtatcaaatcccctggaagtggagtcacAACCAGTAGTGAGacatcgtgtgggtgctgggaaggaaactggatcctctggaagaacagcaagttcttttcattgctgagccatctgccaGTTCTGTGCTCATGTTTTGAACATATACTTTTCAGGCTACATAACCTCGTGTCTGGGGGAAATAGAAGAACTTAGTGTGGCCACAAAATTGGGAGTCTTGGATTTGCCCTTTGTCCATGTACTCTAGCAAGTAAATTCTAAGCTtgattaaaagaagaagaaagcatttcattgagtGCAAAAACCCTACCATCCCAATCTTTGGGATTTTCTAATCCTTTGGGAATGACCAAAGCAAATTAGGGCCATTACTTTTTTAAAGGAGAATGGAAAACACAGGTCCTTGTGTGTCTGCTCTTCAGAGCAGTACCCATGCTTGTCATCTGTGTGAGTCCCCGCATCTAAGCTGGCAGTTAATGTCCCGGGAGGACTTTATCCCAACAAATGATGCAGTTCAGATAAGAGGAGGGAGGAATTCTCTAAGCATAAAGGTCTTCATTTAGATCTTTTAATTTGGGTCCTGAGTTTTGAAGTGAATGATGACTTTTTTATGTCCTTACATAAGACCGTCAACAATAAACTGGTGACGATAGTAGCCCTGATCCCCTACACCATACTGCGTGGTGGTGGTGACGATGAACTCTGCCAGCTATGAGCCACTTTATAACACTGCATGCCCAAGAAATCTATGTGCTCTAGTGGTGACGTCGCCTTTTTAATCCCATTAGGCACACCTCATTGTCTTCCTCTGTTATGGAGACTTTCCAGTTGTCTAGGCAAATGAGTAAAATTCTCTTGATATAATATGGTGCTAACATACCACTCAACCTGTTCCAGTCACCCAACTGCCTACTGCCTGCAGTCAGTGTACACACAACCACCTCGGCCAAATTTAACGAACCATCCCCAAACCCAGTGACTGAACCATAGCCATTGGTTCTTGCTCATGAGTCAAGGACGATGTCCTTCCTTTCACTCAGACCTGTAGCTGACCAGACCTGTTCTTATTGCAAGGGTGTAGCTTCAGATATGGGTTTAGCATATTGTCATATCTGCCTGTACACCTTTTGTTAAATCCCAAGCTCTTGAAGCATAGTGCCCAGGATGAGGCAGCAGCCAAAATCTGATGCTGGGTAAAGCATTAGAATATTCATTTACTCCTCCACATAGGCATATCAACCCCCATTGAAATAGAAAGCTCTGGTGGGAGATATGGGGTGCAGAACCCCACCTATGTCTCTAGCACCTGCATCTCTGCAAGAGGCTGACACAAAGAAGATATTTATCAGATGCTTTCTGGAGTCGACAGGATGTTCCTAGTCCTTTTCTTTGTACCAGGAATTTATAAACTATGGCTAATAGGGAATCCCCTTTTTGTACAACCGTCCAGCTAAACATAAAGATTATTTCAAGAATAACAATATTGAAGAGGTTTAGAAAGATGATCCTGGGGCTAAGAGCACATAaagctcttgcaaaggacccgagttcactTCCTGACACAACTgcttacaattgcctgtaactccaacctGGAGGGAATCATAGGCCTTTTGCCTCTGCTgccacctacacacatgtgcaaagacctgtaaacacacacacacacttaaaactaaaataactcttaaattaaaattaaattaaattagaatatTTAATACCACATGAGAATTATTTGGCACTCAAACTTTTGTGTCCATGAacaaagttttattgaaacacagcCGCACCCCTGCTCTGTCTATTGTCTCTGGCTTCTTCAGATATATAAAAGCAGTTGGCATTGGAGTTACCATGGAAACCGTATGTCCCACaaatcctaaaatatttacttgcTAGCCCTTTTCAGAAGATGTCTGCCACTCCTACTTTAGAGAATAAAGGGAGCATTCGGGAGAGGTGAGGGCAGGACTCACGACTATAGATGTTGGTTGGATTATTTCCATGTTTGCTTGGAGTTAatagcttcttcctttcctccctagtAACTGGCACCTGGAGACACTCATGTTTCAGTAATCAGAAGGCATCCCTATCTCCACTTCATGATCCAGGGGCCTGTGGCTCAGTGAAGTTCCCAAGGTGTACAGCATGACCTTGCTGCTCCTGGGCGTGGTGCTGCTGGTGGCCCAGCCCCAGCTTGTGCCTTCCCATCCGGCAGTTCCTGGTCTGGAGCCCAGAGAGCAGGAGCTTCTGCGGAAAGTGGGTCCCCTCCAGGAGGACATCCGAGAAAGTGTAGCGACCAATGGTTCCACACAGCAGCTACCACAGACCATCATCATTGGGGTGCGCAAGGGTGGCACCCGAGCTCTGCTGGAGATGCTCAGCCTGCATCCAGATGTGGCGGCGGCTGAGAATGAGGTCCATTTCTTTGACTGGGAGGAGCATTACAGCCAAGGCCTGGGCTGGTACCTAACCCAGATGCCCTTCTCCTCCCCGAACCAGCTCACCGTGGAGAAGACACCTGCCTACTTCACTTCGCCCAAAGTGCCTGAGAGAATCCACAGCATGAACCCTGCCATCCGCCTGCTGCTCATCCTGAGGGACCCATCAGAGCGCGTGCTGTCTGACTACACCCAGGTGTTGTACAACCACCTTCAGAAGCGCAAGCCCTACCCGCCCATCGAGGACCTCCTGGTGAGGGACGGCCGGCTCAACTTGGACTACAAGGCTCTCAACCGCAGCCTGTACCATGCACACATGCTGAACTGGCTGCGTTTCTTCCCTCTGGGCCACATCCACATTGTGGATGGCGACCGCCTCATCAGAGACCCTTTCCCTGAGATCCAGAAGGTAGAAAGGTTCCTGAAGCTGTCGCCGCAGATCAACGCCTCGAACTTCTACTTTAACAAAACCAAGGGCTTCTACTGCCTGCGGGACAGCGGCAAGGACCGCTGCTTACACGAGTCCAAAGGTCGGGCGCACCCCCAAGTGGATCCCAAACTGCTCGATAAACTGCACGAATATTTTCATGAGCCAAATAAGAAATTCTTCGAGCTCGTGGGCAGGACATTCGACTGGCATTGATTTGCCACCAGTTAGGCTCGGGATTTTCCCTGTTGTAACTTCTGGTGTACATCTGAGGGCGGGGTggggaaagaattttaaaaaggcatttaagctataatttatttgtaaaacCCACAAAGGACTTCTGTACAGTATTAGATTCACAGTTGCCATATATAGTAGTTATATTTTTCTACTTGTTAAATGGAGGGCGTTTTGTATTGTTTTACATGGTTGTTAACATTGTGTATATGTCTCTATAATATGAAGGAACTTAACTattgcactgaaaaaaaaatttctggagacgtcttttttttttttaaatataattaacttGCCTCCAATCCAAATAGCTGTCTGTTTGCACCCTTCTTGTCaaatctatattctttttctgtttaagtttTTTCTTATTGGTAGTATAGATTTCTCTGCATTctgaatttgttcttttaatttttaatgtctcACTGTGGTCATCAGATTAAGTTTCTACTTGCACTTTAAATTTCCTCTTCACAGAGAGTTGCTATTATTTTTGGAAGTGACAGTTATATCCATTCTCAGGTCAGCCTGCATATGGGTCTAACACCTGCAGCCTACATGTTGGTCTAACCCCTGCGGCCTGCATATGGGCCTAACCCCTGCAGCCTGCATATGTATCTAACCCGTGTAGCCTGCACACCTGTAGCCTGCACCTCCTGTAGCCTGCATATGTGTCTAACCCCTGCAGCTTGCATGTAGATTTAGCTCGTGTGAGTTTCAAGTGCCTAAGATGGTACTGAGGACAGAAACACAGTTGATAACTGCAAAGAACTTCCCTAAGATCAGTCTTGGAGGACATCTGTACATACCTCTGATCTCAGCAATGGGCAAAACCCCTAATACACAAGATTACACCCTTGGATTTCAAGATGATCTTGGGGCTGTTAACTTTGCCTCTTGGAGCCATTGGTCTCTGAAAAGCTGCTTAACAGGGAGAAGGAAACAGGCAAGGTCCCTTGGTGTGCATCTGTTTATTCTGTAGCTTGCAGGAGAAGCAGAGTAAGGGGTAGCCTTTGCTCACTCTGGCTGGCATTTGTTTTCTGAAAGATCAATATGCACTTATCATCttctattttatactttaaaCATATAAGTGACATATTTAGACATTAAGACATGTAAACATTTATGCTTCAAAATCAGCTCCAACTTTAAAGTCCTGGGTacgaaagaaaattaaaactccCAAGGGCTGAAGTTAAGATGTGGAAAGGTCCCAGCAGAAAGCCTGTGCACCTGCACACTTCAGTGAGAGATTCACGTCTCCCCAGAACCGCCTTTTAGCAGAAGCTGCTCACAACAGCCGGTTCTAAAGCCTCTGGATCGTTATGTAATTCTTGTGCATACCTGTCAATCAGCCTTTAAGTTAAACAAATTAGACCCTTTCCATAAGAAAGTAGCATGTGGTCATTACAGTAGGAGAACATACTCACCAGCAGTATGAAACCATTTCCTGACAGTTTGTTCGGAAGGACTGAAACACAAATGGGCATTATTGATTGTATTCTCTATCTAATGCTCTCTGAAACTTCCTCCAAGCAAACTCAAGATGAAGGGGTTATTCTGGCAAGTTCAAAGACTAGAGAATAAGCCCACAAGCCCGAGGGACTTGCTGAAGGTCACACTGTCAGGCTTCGAGCCCAGTTGTAGCCAATGCGCGAGCAACCTGGTTCTCATTTATTTACTTCTACCCGGCTCTTTCTGAACTCTAAAGACACAGCTCAAACTCAGAGGAAATGTTTTTCTGACTTGACCTGACATGTCTTTCCTGGTGCCAAAAGTCTTCCGCCCTAAGAGCAGTGTTTGAgctagaggaagagaaagggggaaacaaaatatttctcaGCAGTCTTCTGAGGGAAATGAGTCACGTTGGGTGTGTTAGTGGTCCCAACCTGACCCGACCATTGTCTGGCCTACACCCCATTCCTGACTAAGCTCTAACAGCACAGAGGATGCCCTCCTCTTTGGGACCCATTAGGGTTGTCATTCAACCACCGCCTCCTCAGAAAGATTATTTATAGCCGATCTCTGTAGACTTGGTGATACGCAGAGTGCTTCCCTCTGCAGTGTATCCTTGAGTCTTTTATGTCATTTAACCTGAAGAATGAGAGCACCCACAAAGGTTAAATTAAGTTTCCAAAGCTACCCGGCAATGTTGTGAATGAAAGGAGGCTCTAGTGGGAATCCCTAGTGCCCAAGAAGATGCCTGGGTGGAGATGCTATGATTGGAGCCTGGTCTACTACACACAGAGGTGCTGGTTAGGAAGGAGGAAAGTTGGAACTGGCACCAGGGCTAAGTTTCAGCTGTTAGAACTATCATAGCTGATGACGTGGGGTAACACACTGTAAGATATTAGTAAATGTAAAttcttttaattgcttttcttggGCACAAAATATTGACTTAGGGAATCATGTTCCTGCATACCACTAGGGAAGATACCAGGGGCCCCAGTGGGTCATCAGTACATTCTAAGGGGCAAGGGAACATTACTTCCTACTTTGCTCCAGGAATCATCCAAGCCCTGTTACCTTCAGAGGATGATGCAATGGACCCATGGCCATTCCTGTCAGAGCGAAATGCAGTGAGGCAGGGGTCAAATGGTATTTGGTTCCTCTTAACTGTATTGCATGCCAATCCTATTAACAAAGATAGTATCCTGATGGGAGTTGTAGGTTCCTACTCCAGCCGGGCCACAGTCACCTGAGAGTTccagagaagcagctgagatTTGTGGAGTCAAGCATCACCCATGGGGTTGGATTCACACCTCATTTGTTATTCCAGAGTAAGAATAGCATCCATATTCCTTCTTCCGGGAATCAGGCAGTGTTAAAATCCTGTTGATATTATGTGACTATCAGTTAGTAGCCTGGAGATTGGTTAGTTTAGGAAAAACCATGAGAGGCCTCTGAGCTCCGGCTGCCTTGTTCCTTCTATTCTCAGCAGAAGAGACATGGAGTGTAGAACAGGCCAGTGTCCGTCATGTCTGTTGCTTAGAGATGTGGGGACAAAGTTCATTATATTCATTAGAATGACCTTTTTCTTAGTTCCTATTATGTAGCAAGTGTGGTGTTAATTCTtcgaaagtataaaaagaaaatccacaggaaataagagtcATTGACTGGATGGGGTTTTCATAAGAACCAAAGTGTTAAGAAGGCAAGAGAAATGGTCTTGAGTTGTGTACAGACGGGACAGGACAATAAGTTTGGCATCAACTCAACCACATCCGTAGGAGAAATCAGCTAGCCCACATGAAAAGAATGAGTGAGGAATGGGATATGAGATTTTCCTGATTTTcaatcctttcttttattttttctttttagaagaaagaaaaaatatattaccTAAAGTTTGCATTAGAGCTATGGCAAAGCCATTTAATTCAAGGATCACAAAGACCCTGCCCTTTTGTAGGAAGGCTTTGTGGAGGAATTGCCCTGGAGCCAGAAAATCAAGGCCATTGATGTTACCAAAGGGAAATATGCATAAGGGCATCTCTCGAATCAGAAAATAGTGacgggaaagggaaagggggtaggaaaagcacagaaaaagTCTTGTCTAATAAGTGAGTAGCTTGGATTAAACACATTAAACAACCAAGACATATCAGCCACTTATAGCCATTGAAGCTAGTTTCCAAGATAGAGGTGCTGAACACCTCACAGCCGCCCCCATATGTCTTTGACTCCTGTATAGGTTTATTGATTACATAAGAATAACCATCATACCTACTATGTGCTTGGTATCTTAAATAAATTGCTTCTAACCTACATACAAACTCTGAGAGATAGGAAATAGTGCCCTagtttcaaaaagaagaaattcaagatcagAGATTAAAGGGCTCTCCTGTGATGAAAgagaaagtttttatttcatttgcatgttTTTTTATAGTGTCCTAAATCTAATCAATTTCTATCCAACCCGTGGTGAGTAAAGGGAAGAAGTAATACACAGATGTCTGTCAAGAAGGCAACATCTAACACAGAAGTTATAGGGTATGAGGTTGGAGACACGAGGATACCGGAAAGTCACCTTGCATACAATTACATATGAAGGATGTTCTAAGGTGTGTTGCAGCCAgcagaaattaaaaggaaaaaaataaatcactgagCATGAGATAAAGGGCAGAAGTAGCCTCGAATCTTCAGGTCACACTGGGGCCAAGAGAGCTCCATTTCCCTCATATTCTACAGttaggtaaaaagaaagaagaagcaatTATAGTCAGGAGACCTGGATGTAGATTCAATTTTGGCCATGTGACCTTCAGCTCAAATTCTCAGAGCcttaatttctatttttggtGAAAATGGGCTGATGTTTCACTCAGTTTGGGGGCAAAAGTCAATGAGATGAACTGCCAAGACCATCAAGCTGGTGCACACCTATGGCTAAACGGGAAACAAGGCTAATGGGtttaagagacagacaggcaCTGATTTAAAATGGTCAGCAGAACCCCACTgtctttgttcattcattcaccccCTAGCTATGTGACTATAGGCATTGCTGTTAGTGGTCCAGTCAATTCCTCTTTTCCAATCCGTCTCCATCTTCCATCTCTCACAAAGGCAGACTATTAACAACTATACAGGAATacgttcttgaagttttagccaAAGTCATGTTACCTAGAGATGGCTATACCCCCTCTTGCTGGGAGCAAGTCACTAATGTTTGACTGGTATGTTGTGGAGGAGagtgagctgggtggtgatggggAATGGCTCAGTTTCCTTGCCTCTGCACAGGTGACTTCACAGTACAATGTCTGCTCATAGCTCCTCCTGAAATTAGCCTAGATACTaactcctaaaaaaaaaatgtgcctgtTTGTTTCTCCTCATACTTTTCTCCTCCCGTCATTGTGGTCATTTCTTTTGTCACCACATCATCAGTAAATGAATTCCAGCTCAACTTCTGCTTCTAGGACCCTTCCTATCAGATGGTTAAATGTGCATTCATGTCTTAttctatgtatataatatttagtATGACCAACCTATAGACATAATTTTTCTAGCTAAATACAGAATAGAAAGCAAGTCTATTTTATTGGTTAGCATATAGAAAGATTAATTATAATAACAGATGAAATTATTATCAAGTAACTCTTTTCCTTGGATTATTAGGCTACCATCAAAACCCCATCAATGCAGTTTGGAATGTTagcacatgcctacaatcccagcacctgtCAGGTTGAGGCAAAGGGATCactagttcaaagccagcaggagctacacagggagactccatctcaggaaagaaaaaaagcatcattACATCATTGAAAAACTCCAGGTTCCAGTTCACAAAATATTTCCGGGTCCTATAGAGAAAATTGCATTGCCCTGATTTATTTCTGTTCCACACTACAGTGATTCTATTCATTTGCAATGTTCCTTTCAGGGTGAGTACAGGGGTGAGTCTTCCTCTTGGTTCCAACCTTGTGGTACTTTGCATTGTGCCTGCCTAAGTAGGAGGTAGACAGAAAGTACTTGTTTGCGGCTTGGATGATGAATCTTGTCTAGTTGTCAATCTATTGTGAAAATTCTCTCCATCACATCCCAGTCTCACAGTGTGGCCTCCCCCTGGGAGTCCTT
It contains:
- the Hs3st1 gene encoding heparan sulfate glucosamine 3-O-sulfotransferase 1, which codes for MTLLLLGVVLLVAQPQLVPSHPAVPGLEPREQELLRKVGPLQEDIRESVATNGSTQQLPQTIIIGVRKGGTRALLEMLSLHPDVAAAENEVHFFDWEEHYSQGLGWYLTQMPFSSPNQLTVEKTPAYFTSPKVPERIHSMNPAIRLLLILRDPSERVLSDYTQVLYNHLQKRKPYPPIEDLLVRDGRLNLDYKALNRSLYHAHMLNWLRFFPLGHIHIVDGDRLIRDPFPEIQKVERFLKLSPQINASNFYFNKTKGFYCLRDSGKDRCLHESKGRAHPQVDPKLLDKLHEYFHEPNKKFFELVGRTFDWH